One region of Azoarcus sp. CIB genomic DNA includes:
- the ccoP gene encoding cytochrome-c oxidase, cbb3-type subunit III: MADFISGFWNAYVMGLVGLSLLFCLFVLMSNNKRETGPVELHGHVWDENLAEYNNPLPRWWLYLFWITLIFAVVYLVMYPGFGNTKGALGWSAVGQYETEMRVAEERYAPIFAKYQGMDVAAVATDEEARGAGKRLFVTYCAQCHGADARGAKGFPNLTDKAWNWGGEAETIKTTITGGRMGMMPPFGPVLGPEGVKDVVNYVRSLSGLAHDSLRAQRGAELFQQNCVACHGPEAKGTQAMGAPNLTDGDWLYGSTEAVMTETVQNGRTNRMPGFGEFLGEAKVHLLASYVYGLSNQPAGK; this comes from the coding sequence ATGGCTGACTTTATTAGCGGCTTCTGGAACGCGTACGTGATGGGCCTGGTGGGCCTGAGCCTGCTGTTCTGTCTGTTCGTGCTCATGTCGAACAACAAGCGGGAAACCGGGCCGGTCGAGCTCCACGGCCACGTGTGGGACGAGAACCTCGCCGAGTACAACAACCCGCTGCCGCGCTGGTGGTTATACCTCTTCTGGATCACGCTGATCTTCGCGGTGGTGTATCTGGTGATGTATCCGGGCTTCGGCAATACGAAGGGTGCGCTGGGCTGGAGTGCCGTCGGTCAGTACGAGACCGAAATGCGGGTGGCCGAAGAGCGTTACGCCCCGATCTTCGCCAAGTACCAAGGCATGGACGTCGCCGCGGTCGCGACCGACGAGGAAGCGCGCGGCGCCGGCAAGCGCCTGTTCGTGACCTATTGCGCCCAGTGCCACGGCGCGGACGCCCGCGGTGCGAAGGGCTTCCCGAACCTGACCGACAAGGCGTGGAACTGGGGGGGCGAGGCCGAGACGATCAAGACCACGATCACCGGCGGGCGCATGGGCATGATGCCGCCGTTCGGGCCGGTGCTGGGGCCTGAGGGGGTCAAGGACGTCGTGAACTACGTGCGTTCGCTGTCGGGTCTCGCCCATGATTCGCTGCGCGCCCAGCGCGGGGCGGAGCTGTTCCAGCAGAACTGCGTCGCCTGCCACGGCCCCGAGGCGAAGGGAACCCAGGCGATGGGCGCTCCGAACCTCACCGACGGCGACTGGTTGTACGGTTCGACGGAAGCGGTCATGACGGAGACGGTGCAAAACGGGCGAACCAACCGCATGCCCGGATTCGGGG
- a CDS encoding CcoQ/FixQ family Cbb3-type cytochrome c oxidase assembly chaperone, producing MDINDLRSLVTVLGLACFVAICVWAYSRSARAGFEEAARLPFTDDDAPALSGGRHSKEG from the coding sequence GTGGATATCAACGATCTCCGGTCCCTGGTCACCGTGCTCGGTCTGGCCTGTTTCGTCGCCATCTGCGTATGGGCATACAGCAGGAGCGCACGGGCAGGCTTCGAGGAGGCGGCGCGACTTCCCTTCACCGATGATGATGCGCCGGCCCTCTCCGGGGGACGGCACAGCAAGGAAGGATAA
- the ccoO gene encoding cytochrome-c oxidase, cbb3-type subunit II has product MAQSKHEFIERSVGWLIVLTLLTVSVGGLVEIVPLFFQKTTTTAIDRTGKPLNVKPYEPLRLVGRDIYVREGCYNCHSQMIRPFRAETERYGHYSVAGEYIYDRPFQWGSKRTGPDLARVGGRYSDEWHRVHLVNPRDVVPESNMPAFPWLQRPVKADDIEDKMRALQTLGHPYTAEEIAGARAALEGKSEMDAIVAYLQGLGIALSNFK; this is encoded by the coding sequence ATGGCTCAATCGAAACACGAATTCATCGAGCGCAGCGTCGGCTGGCTGATCGTGCTGACCCTTCTGACGGTCAGCGTCGGCGGCCTCGTCGAGATCGTTCCGCTGTTCTTCCAGAAGACCACGACGACCGCGATCGACCGCACCGGCAAGCCGCTCAACGTCAAGCCGTATGAACCGCTGCGTCTGGTGGGGCGCGATATCTACGTGCGCGAAGGTTGCTACAACTGCCACTCGCAGATGATCCGTCCCTTCCGTGCGGAAACCGAGCGTTACGGTCACTACTCGGTCGCGGGTGAGTACATCTACGACCGTCCGTTCCAGTGGGGTTCGAAGCGCACGGGGCCGGACCTCGCGCGTGTCGGTGGCCGTTATTCGGACGAATGGCACCGCGTGCACCTGGTCAATCCGCGCGACGTCGTGCCGGAATCGAACATGCCCGCGTTCCCGTGGCTGCAGCGTCCGGTCAAGGCCGACGACATCGAGGACAAGATGCGCGCGCTGCAGACGCTGGGACACCCATACACCGCCGAGGAAATCGCCGGTGCGCGGGCCGCGCTCGAAGGCAAGTCGGAAATGGACGCCATCGTTGCCTACCTCCAGGGGTTGGGCATCGCTCTGTCGAATTTCAAGTAA
- the ccoN gene encoding cytochrome-c oxidase, cbb3-type subunit I, producing the protein MQSQATYNYNVVRQFSIMTVVWGVVGMLVGVIVAAQLVWPELNLGEWLHFGRLRPLHTNAVIFAFGGCALFATSYFVVQRTCHTPLFAPGLATFTFWGWQLVIVLAAISLPLGFTSGKEYAELEWPIDILIAVVWVSYAIVFFGTIAKRKTSHIYVANWFFGGFILTVALLHIVNSAALPVSLTKSYSAYAGVQDAMIQWWYGHNAVGFFLTAGFLGMMYYFVPKQAERPVYSYRLSVVHFWALIFTYMWAGPHHLHYTALPDWTQSVGMIFSLILLAPSWGGMINGVMTLSGAWHKLRTDPILKFLITALSFYGMSTFEGPMMSIKTVNALSHYTDWTVGHVHSGALGWVAMISIGSMYYLIPRMYGKTQMYSVGLINTHFWIATIGIVLYIASMWIAGVMQGLMWRATNPDGTLTYSFVESVKASYPFWAIRLAGGVMFFSGMLIMFYNMVKTMAGEKAYEAPVVAPAAAHA; encoded by the coding sequence ATGCAATCGCAGGCGACTTATAACTACAACGTCGTCCGCCAGTTCTCCATCATGACCGTCGTATGGGGCGTGGTGGGCATGCTGGTGGGGGTGATCGTCGCGGCACAGCTTGTCTGGCCCGAGCTCAATCTGGGCGAGTGGCTGCATTTCGGCAGGCTGCGCCCGCTCCACACTAACGCCGTGATCTTTGCCTTCGGCGGCTGTGCACTCTTCGCGACCTCGTATTTCGTCGTGCAGCGGACATGCCACACGCCGCTGTTTGCGCCCGGGCTGGCGACCTTCACGTTCTGGGGCTGGCAACTGGTGATCGTGCTGGCGGCGATTTCCCTGCCGCTGGGCTTCACGTCCGGTAAGGAGTACGCCGAGCTCGAGTGGCCGATCGATATCCTGATTGCCGTCGTGTGGGTGTCCTACGCGATCGTGTTCTTCGGCACGATCGCGAAGCGCAAGACCAGCCACATCTACGTTGCGAACTGGTTCTTCGGCGGCTTCATCCTCACGGTTGCGCTGCTCCACATCGTCAATAGCGCCGCGCTGCCGGTCAGCCTGACGAAGTCCTACTCCGCCTATGCCGGCGTGCAGGACGCGATGATCCAGTGGTGGTATGGCCACAACGCGGTGGGCTTCTTCCTGACCGCGGGCTTCCTCGGCATGATGTACTACTTCGTGCCGAAGCAGGCCGAGCGTCCGGTCTATTCCTATCGCCTGTCGGTGGTGCACTTCTGGGCGCTGATCTTCACCTACATGTGGGCGGGTCCGCACCACCTGCATTACACCGCGCTGCCGGATTGGACTCAATCGGTGGGGATGATCTTCTCGCTGATCCTGCTGGCGCCGTCCTGGGGCGGCATGATCAACGGCGTGATGACGCTGTCGGGTGCGTGGCACAAGCTGCGCACCGACCCGATCCTGAAGTTCCTGATCACCGCGCTGTCCTTCTACGGCATGTCGACCTTCGAAGGTCCGATGATGTCGATCAAGACGGTCAATGCCCTGTCGCACTACACGGACTGGACCGTCGGTCACGTGCATTCGGGTGCGCTCGGCTGGGTCGCAATGATCTCGATCGGTTCGATGTACTACCTGATCCCGCGCATGTACGGCAAGACCCAGATGTACTCGGTCGGGCTGATCAACACCCACTTCTGGATCGCGACGATCGGCATCGTGCTGTATATCGCGTCGATGTGGATCGCCGGTGTGATGCAGGGTCTGATGTGGCGCGCCACCAACCCGGACGGCACGCTGACGTACTCCTTCGTCGAGAGCGTGAAGGCGAGCTATCCGTTCTGGGCGATCCGCCTGGCGGGCGGTGTGATGTTCTTCAGCGGCATGCTCATCATGTTTTACAACATGGTCAAGACGATGGCGGGCGAGAAGGCGTATGAGGCGCCCGTGGTCGCCCCTGCTGCCGCTCACGCTTAA
- the ccoS gene encoding cbb3-type cytochrome oxidase assembly protein CcoS yields the protein MESLYILVPLSVVLVFVIGVIFWWSLRSGQYDDMEGPAYRMLMDDRDLPEGPKPGQSDDTPSQVRKQ from the coding sequence ATGGAAAGTCTTTACATCCTCGTGCCGCTCTCGGTGGTGCTGGTGTTCGTGATCGGCGTGATCTTCTGGTGGTCGCTGCGCTCGGGGCAGTACGATGACATGGAAGGTCCCGCCTATCGCATGCTGATGGACGACCGCGACCTGCCCGAAGGTCCGAAACCGGGACAGTCCGATGACACTCCCTCGCAGGTCAGAAAGCAGTGA
- a CDS encoding heavy metal translocating P-type ATPase: protein MTSPETAVPASSPADECYHCGLPVPPQTRHYVAIDGVERRMCCVGCEAVARSIVDNGLTDYYRHRDAMPEPQKEALPAELQELGLFDHPDFQKSFVEPVGEHEREASLILEGITCAACVWLNEQHVSRQPGVSRVDINYATRRARVRWDERRTRLSDILAAIQAIGYRAYPYDAERSEQIAQRERRSMLWRVFVAGFGMMQVMMYAFPAYLAGDGDLTPDIELLMRWASLVLTLPVVLYSAAPFFRRALRDIRLRRLGMDVPVALGVGSAFVASVWATLTARGEVYFDSVTMFVFFLLCGRYLEMIARQKAVRGVEELGKVLPAFAERLPGWPSLTGERVPVSQLVAGDVLRVRPGEVVPADGVVIDGQSDANEALLTGESLPVPKSVGSEVTGGSINISSPLAVRVEQTGDSTRLAAIRRLMERAASEKPEIARQSDKVAVVFIIALLVLASITGVAWYFVDPSRALWVFVSVLVVACPCALSLATPVALTVATDALARMGVLVTRGHAIETLANANHFVFDKTGTLTLGRLTLEETLPLADLDVRQLRAIAGALEQSSEHPVARALRRSSDDAELPVVRNLASETGLGVTGTVDGESYWLGRPDFVAGHLGCDLPSSLEDLSERGGSVIALGGRGRWLGLFRLADVPRPEAGQLTAKLAAEGIRTSVLSGDAHSVAGSIAARLGLDDAHGGMTPQGKRDFIAALQRDPSAVVAMVGDGVNDAPVLAQAHVSVAMGGGTELARNQGDIVLLSENLAGLGRGVDLARRTLKVIRQNLWWSFAYNFTSIPLAMAGLVTPWMAGIGMAGSSLLVVLNALRLQGYRRVN from the coding sequence ATGACTTCGCCCGAAACCGCCGTTCCCGCTTCATCTCCTGCCGACGAGTGCTACCACTGCGGACTGCCCGTCCCGCCGCAGACCCGTCACTACGTTGCGATCGACGGCGTCGAGAGGCGGATGTGCTGCGTGGGCTGCGAGGCGGTCGCGCGCTCCATCGTCGATAACGGGCTCACCGATTACTACCGGCACCGCGACGCGATGCCGGAGCCGCAAAAGGAGGCCCTGCCGGCGGAATTGCAGGAGCTCGGCCTGTTCGACCATCCGGACTTCCAGAAGAGCTTCGTCGAGCCCGTCGGCGAACACGAGCGGGAGGCGTCGCTGATCCTCGAGGGGATCACCTGCGCCGCGTGTGTCTGGCTGAATGAGCAGCATGTCTCGCGCCAGCCGGGCGTGTCGCGGGTCGACATCAATTACGCCACGCGTCGCGCGCGGGTGCGCTGGGACGAGCGCCGCACGCGCCTGTCGGACATCCTCGCAGCCATCCAGGCGATCGGTTACCGCGCCTATCCCTACGACGCGGAGCGTTCCGAGCAGATCGCGCAACGCGAACGTCGCTCGATGCTGTGGCGCGTGTTCGTTGCCGGCTTCGGCATGATGCAGGTGATGATGTACGCCTTCCCGGCGTACCTCGCCGGTGACGGCGACCTGACGCCCGACATCGAACTGCTGATGCGCTGGGCAAGCCTCGTGCTGACGCTGCCGGTGGTCCTGTATTCCGCCGCGCCGTTCTTCCGGCGCGCACTGCGCGACATCAGGCTGCGCCGCCTGGGCATGGACGTGCCCGTCGCGCTGGGGGTGGGCAGTGCGTTCGTCGCAAGCGTGTGGGCAACGTTGACGGCGCGGGGCGAGGTGTATTTCGACTCGGTGACGATGTTCGTGTTCTTCCTGCTCTGCGGGCGCTACCTCGAAATGATTGCGCGGCAGAAGGCGGTACGCGGTGTGGAGGAACTCGGCAAGGTACTGCCGGCCTTCGCCGAACGGCTTCCGGGCTGGCCGTCCCTGACCGGCGAACGGGTCCCCGTCTCGCAGCTCGTGGCGGGCGACGTCCTGCGCGTTCGTCCGGGGGAGGTCGTTCCGGCCGACGGCGTCGTGATCGACGGGCAGAGCGATGCCAACGAAGCCCTGCTCACCGGAGAGAGCCTGCCGGTGCCCAAGTCGGTCGGCAGCGAGGTGACGGGCGGGAGTATCAACATCTCCAGCCCGCTTGCAGTCCGGGTGGAGCAGACGGGCGATTCGACCCGGCTGGCGGCGATCCGGCGCCTGATGGAGCGCGCGGCGAGCGAGAAGCCGGAGATTGCCCGGCAGTCCGACAAGGTTGCCGTTGTTTTCATCATTGCATTGCTGGTCCTTGCGAGCATCACTGGCGTCGCTTGGTACTTCGTGGATCCGTCGCGGGCCCTGTGGGTGTTCGTGTCGGTGCTGGTGGTGGCATGTCCGTGCGCGTTGTCGCTCGCGACGCCGGTTGCGCTCACCGTCGCGACCGACGCGCTGGCGCGCATGGGCGTGCTCGTGACCCGCGGTCACGCGATCGAGACGCTGGCGAACGCGAACCATTTCGTCTTCGACAAGACGGGCACCCTGACGCTGGGTCGCCTGACTCTTGAGGAAACGTTGCCGCTCGCCGATCTCGATGTCCGGCAGTTGCGGGCGATCGCTGGCGCGCTCGAGCAGTCGTCCGAGCATCCGGTCGCGCGGGCCTTGCGCCGCTCGAGCGACGATGCGGAACTCCCCGTGGTCCGGAACCTCGCGTCGGAAACGGGGCTGGGGGTCACGGGGACGGTGGATGGCGAATCGTACTGGCTGGGACGTCCCGACTTCGTGGCCGGGCATCTGGGCTGCGATCTGCCGTCGAGCCTCGAAGATCTGTCCGAACGTGGGGGCTCCGTCATAGCGCTGGGCGGGCGGGGGCGCTGGCTGGGGCTCTTCCGCCTGGCCGACGTTCCGCGCCCGGAGGCCGGTCAGCTGACCGCGAAGCTGGCGGCCGAGGGAATCCGCACGAGTGTGTTGAGTGGTGACGCACACTCGGTCGCGGGGTCGATTGCGGCGCGCTTGGGGCTGGATGACGCGCATGGCGGGATGACGCCGCAGGGCAAGCGTGACTTCATTGCCGCGCTGCAGCGTGATCCGTCGGCGGTCGTGGCGATGGTCGGTGATGGGGTCAATGATGCGCCGGTTCTCGCCCAAGCCCATGTTTCGGTTGCGATGGGGGGAGGAACCGAGCTCGCCCGCAACCAGGGCGACATCGTGCTGCTGAGCGAGAACCTCGCCGGTCTGGGGCGGGGCGTGGACCTCGCCCGGCGCACCCTGAAGGTCATCCGGCAGAACCTGTGGTGGTCCTTCGCCTACAACTTCACGTCCATCCCGCTCGCGATGGCGGGACTGGTCACGCCCTGGATGGCGGGGATAGGCATGGCAGGAAGTTCGCTGCTCGTCGTGCTAAATGCCCTACGTCTACAGGGTTATCGCCGGGTAAATTGA
- a CDS encoding 3-hydroxyacyl-CoA dehydrogenase, with amino-acid sequence MKIENSVFVVTGGGSGLGAATARMLAAAGGRVVLADVNREGGEALAKELGANVMFAQTDVTSEDSGRAAIERAVSEFGGLHGLVNCAGIAPAEKIVGREAPHRLESFARTITVNLIGSFNMMRLAADVMSKAAPNEEGERGVIVSTASVAAYDGQIGQAAYAASKAGVVGLTLPVARELARFGIRVMTIAPGIMETPMLMGMPQEVQDSLGKTVPFPSRMGRPSEYAALVRHIVENAYLNGETIRLDGAIRMTAK; translated from the coding sequence ATGAAGATCGAAAACAGCGTATTCGTGGTGACCGGGGGCGGCTCCGGTCTTGGTGCGGCAACGGCGCGCATGCTCGCTGCGGCGGGCGGCAGGGTGGTGCTTGCCGACGTGAACCGCGAGGGTGGAGAAGCGCTCGCGAAGGAACTCGGCGCGAACGTCATGTTTGCGCAGACCGATGTGACGAGCGAGGACAGCGGTCGGGCGGCGATCGAGCGTGCCGTGTCCGAATTCGGCGGGCTGCACGGGCTCGTCAACTGCGCCGGCATCGCTCCGGCGGAAAAGATCGTGGGCCGCGAGGCTCCACATCGGCTCGAGTCCTTTGCCCGCACCATCACCGTCAACCTGATCGGCAGCTTCAACATGATGCGGCTGGCGGCGGACGTGATGAGCAAGGCGGCCCCGAACGAAGAGGGCGAACGCGGCGTGATCGTCAGCACCGCCTCGGTCGCCGCCTACGACGGCCAGATCGGCCAGGCCGCCTATGCCGCGTCGAAGGCGGGGGTCGTCGGACTCACGCTGCCGGTCGCGCGCGAGCTCGCCCGCTTCGGCATCCGGGTCATGACGATCGCGCCGGGCATCATGGAGACGCCGATGCTGATGGGGATGCCGCAGGAAGTGCAGGATTCCCTCGGCAAGACCGTCCCGTTCCCGTCGCGCATGGGGCGTCCGTCCGAGTACGCGGCGCTCGTTCGCCACATCGTGGAAAACGCCTACCTGAACGGCGAGACGATCCGTCTGGACGGCGCGATCCGGATGACCGCGAAGTAA
- a CDS encoding CoA pyrophosphatase translates to MEPVHDDGSPSGQNLRPAAVLVPVVAREQALTVLLTRRTDHLHHHPGQISFPGGRVEEADVSAVMTALRETEEEIGLDPDRIELLGELPEYRTGTGFRITPVVGLVHPPFDLTLDSFEVAEAFEVPLSHFLDPARHQKHKAEYQGRMREYYAMPYGEYFIWGATAGILVSLYRFLGEER, encoded by the coding sequence ATCGAACCCGTGCACGACGATGGCAGCCCGTCGGGGCAGAACCTGCGACCGGCGGCGGTGCTGGTGCCGGTCGTTGCGCGCGAGCAGGCGCTGACCGTGCTGCTGACGCGCCGCACCGACCATCTGCATCATCATCCCGGGCAGATCAGTTTCCCCGGCGGAAGGGTGGAGGAGGCCGACGTTTCGGCAGTGATGACGGCGCTGCGGGAGACGGAAGAGGAGATCGGACTCGATCCCGATCGCATCGAGTTGCTCGGGGAACTGCCGGAATACCGCACCGGCACGGGGTTTCGCATCACGCCGGTCGTCGGGCTGGTGCACCCGCCGTTCGATCTGACGCTCGACAGTTTCGAGGTCGCCGAGGCCTTCGAGGTGCCCTTGTCGCATTTTCTCGATCCGGCCAGGCACCAGAAGCATAAGGCGGAGTACCAGGGAAGGATGCGCGAGTACTATGCGATGCCCTACGGCGAGTACTTTATCTGGGGTGCGACTGCGGGAATCCTCGTTTCCCTGTACAGATTTCTGGGAGAAGAGAGATAG
- a CDS encoding TIGR02281 family clan AA aspartic protease, producing the protein MMVGLVAMFRIPFMVVAVGAPHAALAADVELVGLFGRKAVLVVDGGAPRTLAVGEQTRDGLRLVEVAEAAAIVEIGGKRQKVALGAGPVRGGPGEQGGAAAVSLVADVRGHHFSSGSINGASVRFLVDTGASMVSMGASDARRAGIDFRKGVGGVSQTASGPARVWKVRLDTVRVGDVTLHGVDGLIHENDLPFVLLGMSFLSRMDMQREGDRMTLRKRF; encoded by the coding sequence ATGATGGTCGGATTGGTCGCGATGTTTCGGATTCCGTTCATGGTCGTCGCCGTTGGGGCGCCGCACGCGGCGCTCGCAGCGGATGTGGAGCTGGTCGGACTTTTCGGCAGAAAGGCGGTGCTGGTCGTGGACGGCGGTGCGCCGCGCACGCTTGCGGTGGGTGAGCAGACTCGTGACGGACTGCGTCTGGTCGAGGTGGCCGAAGCTGCGGCAATCGTCGAGATCGGCGGGAAAAGGCAAAAAGTGGCGCTGGGCGCAGGCCCGGTCCGCGGCGGTCCGGGTGAGCAGGGGGGCGCCGCGGCGGTCAGTCTCGTCGCGGACGTGCGCGGCCATCATTTTTCCAGTGGCAGCATCAATGGCGCATCGGTGCGTTTCCTCGTGGATACGGGGGCGAGCATGGTCTCGATGGGTGCGTCGGATGCGCGCCGTGCAGGGATCGACTTTCGCAAGGGCGTGGGGGGCGTGAGCCAGACGGCGAGCGGCCCAGCGAGGGTATGGAAGGTGAGGCTGGATACGGTACGCGTCGGCGACGTCACGCTGCACGGCGTCGACGGGTTGATTCACGAGAACGATCTTCCGTTCGTACTGCTCGGGATGAGCTTCCTCAGTCGCATGGACATGCAGCGGGAAGGCGATCGTATGACGCTGCGCAAACGGTTTTGA
- a CDS encoding histidine kinase, producing MADDRHDALSADGTEEAEGAQTPPRDACGGKRFSQYGSWISLDNAPSHDIVTLPDFRNLGVLLRILVIAEAANLVTLVAHSPDVMEALKGVGAVALPFELSLLAVVLSLFLLSPLLARFPYRRGVGAVVAVAAIVAGGLDLAFHAWTGVVPWGAVLKSAAIAGLLAALTLGYFNWRQRVLSPALAKARLIALQSRIRPHFLFNSLNTAVSLVRQDPRLAEQVLLDMSDLFRALLKDSRSLVPLADEIRLAEAYLQIEQLRLGERLRVHWDRDGAPVSVNVPILVLQPLLENAVRYGVEPFAEGGDVHVSIRTGASELVIEVTNSVCGGDSPVPSGNKIALANIEERLGLYFDAEGTLRISTRDKLFVVKVCVPLRGARLAGKAA from the coding sequence GTGGCGGATGACCGCCACGATGCACTCTCCGCCGACGGTACGGAAGAGGCTGAGGGGGCGCAGACGCCACCCCGCGACGCCTGTGGCGGCAAGCGGTTTTCTCAATACGGGAGCTGGATTTCGTTGGACAACGCACCATCGCACGACATCGTGACTCTTCCGGACTTTCGCAACCTGGGCGTGCTGTTGCGCATCCTCGTCATCGCTGAGGCCGCCAATCTCGTAACGCTCGTGGCCCACTCCCCGGATGTGATGGAGGCCCTGAAGGGGGTTGGGGCGGTGGCGCTGCCGTTTGAATTGTCCCTGCTGGCGGTTGTTTTGTCGTTGTTCCTGCTCTCGCCGCTCCTGGCACGATTTCCGTACCGGCGCGGCGTGGGCGCTGTGGTGGCGGTCGCTGCCATCGTGGCCGGCGGGCTGGATCTCGCGTTCCATGCCTGGACGGGCGTGGTGCCATGGGGGGCGGTACTGAAGTCTGCGGCGATCGCCGGGTTGCTTGCCGCTCTGACCCTGGGGTATTTCAACTGGCGTCAGCGGGTTCTGTCGCCAGCCCTGGCCAAGGCGCGCCTGATCGCGTTGCAGTCACGCATCCGGCCGCATTTCCTGTTCAACAGTCTGAATACGGCGGTATCGCTGGTGAGACAGGATCCCCGCCTCGCGGAGCAGGTGCTGCTCGATATGTCGGATCTCTTCCGTGCGCTGCTGAAAGACAGTCGTTCCCTTGTTCCGCTCGCCGACGAGATCCGCCTCGCCGAGGCCTATCTGCAGATCGAACAGCTGCGTCTGGGAGAGCGCCTGCGGGTGCATTGGGATCGCGACGGCGCGCCTGTGTCGGTGAATGTCCCGATCCTGGTCCTGCAGCCGCTGCTCGAGAATGCAGTGCGTTATGGCGTGGAGCCGTTCGCGGAGGGTGGCGATGTGCATGTTTCGATCCGTACCGGGGCGAGTGAACTCGTCATCGAGGTCACCAATTCGGTATGCGGCGGCGACTCGCCGGTTCCGTCCGGCAACAAGATTGCGCTGGCCAACATCGAGGAGCGACTTGGCCTGTATTTCGATGCCGAGGGGACTCTGCGCATCTCGACGCGCGACAAGCTGTTCGTCGTCAAGGTGTGCGTGCCGTTGCGGGGGGCGCGTCTGGCCGGCAAGGCGGCGTGA
- a CDS encoding type IV pilin protein has translation MDTIVNSKQPAQQPMRNGFTLIEVMIVVAIIGILAAVAYPAYTSYLVRANRSVATAHLLDIATRQQQYRLDARTFGSLSDIGMGTPPAEVSKHYAVSPVGAPSATAFTVQAAPTGSQASQDTKCGTLSINQAGTKSVSGSGSAADCWGGR, from the coding sequence ATGGACACGATCGTGAACTCGAAACAACCCGCACAGCAGCCGATGCGCAACGGCTTCACCCTGATCGAAGTGATGATCGTCGTCGCGATCATCGGGATTCTGGCCGCCGTTGCCTACCCCGCCTACACGTCCTACCTCGTGCGGGCGAACCGCAGCGTCGCCACCGCGCATCTGCTCGACATTGCAACGCGGCAGCAGCAGTACCGTCTCGACGCGCGAACGTTCGGCTCCCTGAGCGACATCGGCATGGGCACGCCGCCGGCAGAAGTCAGCAAACACTATGCAGTAAGCCCGGTGGGGGCGCCGTCCGCAACAGCGTTCACTGTTCAAGCAGCACCGACCGGCTCGCAGGCATCTCAGGACACCAAGTGCGGCACCCTGAGCATCAACCAGGCCGGCACCAAGTCGGTCTCCGGCTCCGGAAGCGCTGCGGACTGTTGGGGCGGTCGCTAA
- a CDS encoding GspH/FimT family pseudopilin — translation MNTTNVRDRLNAQARSAGFSLVELMIVIAIAAILAAIAYPSFQELLASQRVRAASSALYDSMLVARSEALKSNANASFALSGSDLAKGWTIQVGGQDVHSQSALAGLSFNPENPTIVYGTTGRLISGANTAITVSTTGTNIKRCIRLDTTGRPRLTEGACS, via the coding sequence ATGAACACGACGAACGTGCGTGACCGCCTGAACGCGCAGGCCCGCTCTGCGGGCTTTTCCCTCGTCGAGCTGATGATCGTGATAGCGATAGCCGCAATTCTCGCAGCGATCGCTTACCCCTCGTTCCAGGAGCTGCTCGCTTCGCAGCGCGTTCGTGCCGCGTCGTCGGCACTCTACGACTCGATGCTCGTCGCCCGCAGCGAGGCACTGAAGAGCAACGCGAATGCCAGCTTCGCGCTTTCGGGGAGCGACCTCGCAAAGGGTTGGACGATTCAGGTCGGCGGTCAGGACGTGCATTCGCAATCGGCGCTCGCGGGACTGAGCTTCAATCCGGAGAACCCCACGATCGTCTACGGCACTACCGGCCGGCTGATCAGCGGTGCGAATACCGCGATAACCGTTTCAACTACCGGAACGAACATAAAACGCTGCATCCGCCTCGATACCACCGGCAGACCGCGACTGACCGAGGGAGCATGTTCATGA
- the pilV gene encoding type IV pilus modification protein PilV, translating into MFMTHHRCGKPSQAQKGFSLLEVLVSIVILAIGLLGLAGLQTKANEIEMEAYQRSVALMLVQDMADRISAGRLYVDAFKAKSLVVYGGDGQLDVCPDTADVDAQLCEWGNAMNGAGEKKGAANIGAPIGMRGCLISVPPTDDALGEFFVVGVWQGLMPTASPPANTPGAQCDPDADFGGAGLRRAVVTRVLIPKQVAG; encoded by the coding sequence ATGTTCATGACCCACCATCGTTGTGGTAAGCCGAGTCAGGCGCAAAAGGGCTTCAGTCTGCTCGAGGTACTGGTTTCGATCGTGATCCTGGCGATCGGCCTCCTCGGACTCGCGGGACTCCAGACCAAGGCGAACGAAATCGAGATGGAAGCCTATCAGCGCTCAGTCGCGCTGATGCTCGTGCAGGACATGGCGGATCGGATCTCCGCGGGACGCCTGTACGTGGATGCCTTTAAGGCAAAGAGCCTGGTCGTTTACGGTGGCGATGGCCAGCTCGACGTCTGCCCGGACACCGCTGACGTCGACGCGCAGCTCTGCGAATGGGGCAACGCGATGAACGGTGCAGGCGAAAAGAAGGGAGCCGCCAACATCGGCGCTCCGATCGGCATGCGCGGCTGCCTGATCTCGGTTCCCCCCACAGATGATGCGCTCGGCGAATTCTTCGTGGTCGGCGTCTGGCAAGGTCTGATGCCCACCGCTTCGCCCCCGGCCAACACCCCTGGCGCGCAATGCGATCCCGACGCCGACTTTGGCGGCGCCGGATTGCGGCGGGCAGTTGTGACCCGCGTCCTCATTCCGAAACAAGTTGCCGGGTAA